A single genomic interval of Chitinophaga sp. 180180018-3 harbors:
- the ccoG gene encoding cytochrome c oxidase accessory protein CcoG: MTSNTFRDTLATVDAQGKRKWIYAKQPKGQWYNIRTAVSLLYFSVFFSLPFISINGRPLFMLNVVEGKFILFGAIFWPQDFFVFGLAMVAFILFVVLFTMAFGRLFCGWMCPQTIFMEMLFRRLEYWIEGDAAAQKVLQQSPWNTNKIIRKTGKHLAFFALSFLIANIFLSYIIGAKALGRIITEPLSEHAGGFSAILIFSGVFYGVFAFMREQICTTVCPYGRLQGVLLDRNSLLVAYDYKRGEPRGKFRKNAAPELGDCIDCAQCVKVCPTGIDIRNGTQLECVNCTACIDACDFMMEQTGRPKGLIRYASENGIAEGKKIRFSARMKVYASVLALLLAAITFMLTSRKPVSGTIMRTAGMLYQERGTDSVSNLYRIKLINKTNADIPLELKLEDEAGNITMVGQPVIHVRAEGQGEGTFFVVLPKTALHQRKSTLYIGLYEHNRKITRLRTTFLGPIQ; this comes from the coding sequence ATGACCAGTAACACATTCAGAGATACATTAGCCACAGTTGACGCGCAGGGTAAACGTAAGTGGATATACGCCAAACAGCCGAAAGGCCAATGGTATAATATACGTACTGCGGTAAGCCTGCTCTATTTTAGTGTTTTTTTTAGCCTGCCGTTTATTTCCATAAATGGCAGGCCTTTATTTATGCTGAATGTCGTGGAAGGCAAATTCATCCTGTTTGGCGCCATTTTCTGGCCCCAGGATTTCTTTGTTTTCGGCCTTGCAATGGTGGCCTTTATCCTTTTTGTAGTGCTGTTTACAATGGCCTTCGGACGACTGTTTTGTGGGTGGATGTGCCCACAGACAATTTTTATGGAGATGCTTTTCCGGCGCCTGGAATATTGGATAGAAGGAGATGCTGCCGCTCAAAAAGTCCTGCAGCAGTCGCCCTGGAATACCAATAAAATCATCCGGAAAACAGGCAAACATCTGGCGTTCTTTGCTCTTTCTTTTCTCATCGCAAACATATTCCTGTCTTATATCATCGGAGCCAAAGCATTAGGCAGGATCATTACGGAACCTCTTTCCGAACATGCCGGCGGCTTCAGTGCTATCCTGATTTTTTCCGGTGTGTTCTATGGCGTATTTGCGTTTATGCGTGAACAAATCTGCACCACGGTTTGCCCATACGGAAGACTACAGGGCGTGTTGCTGGACCGTAACTCTCTGCTGGTAGCTTATGACTACAAAAGAGGTGAGCCTCGCGGAAAATTCCGGAAAAATGCGGCGCCGGAGTTGGGCGATTGTATCGATTGTGCCCAATGCGTGAAAGTTTGTCCAACCGGGATCGACATCCGGAATGGCACGCAGCTGGAATGTGTCAACTGTACCGCATGTATCGACGCATGCGATTTTATGATGGAGCAAACCGGCCGGCCGAAAGGACTGATCCGCTATGCCTCCGAAAACGGCATTGCCGAAGGGAAAAAAATCCGGTTCTCCGCCCGCATGAAAGTATATGCGTCTGTACTGGCGCTGCTGCTGGCTGCTATTACCTTTATGCTCACAAGCCGGAAGCCGGTAAGCGGTACCATCATGCGTACAGCCGGTATGCTCTACCAGGAGCGTGGAACAGACAGCGTCAGCAACCTGTATCGCATCAAACTGATCAACAAAACCAATGCGGATATCCCTCTTGAGCTAAAACTGGAAGATGAAGCCGGTAACATCACCATGGTGGGGCAACCGGTTATACATGTCAGGGCAGAAGGACAGGGGGAGGGCACCTTCTTCGTTGTATTGCCGAAAACAGCATTACATCAACGTAAATCAACCCTGTACATAGGTTTGTATGAACACAACAGGAAAATAACCCGTTTACGTACCACCTTTCTCGGGCCAATACAGTAG
- a CDS encoding NAD-dependent epimerase/dehydratase family protein, whose amino-acid sequence MILVTGGTGFLGSYLIRALVAAGKPVRALYRQQPSPRLEDISDKIEWIQGDILDVCSLEDAMAGVTQVYHCAAVVSFQADARERLMKINVEGTANVVNMALDAGVRKLLYVSSVAAIGRAKEGAEINEDCEWEDNKNNSRYAISKFQGEMEVWRGIAEGLDAVIVNPSIILGAGFWDDGSGTLLKNAWKEFPYYTTGVNGFVDVEDVVKAMILLMDSDIQAERFILSADNWDYRQLFTTMAHSFGKKPPHIAAKPWMAEVVWRVEKVKGMLTGKRSVVTKETARTAQLKVYYSNRKLLDALPEFRFRPLEDTIQHIAAAFLQERTSGQ is encoded by the coding sequence ATGATCTTAGTAACCGGCGGAACAGGATTTTTAGGTAGTTATTTAATTCGGGCGTTAGTGGCTGCAGGCAAACCTGTCAGGGCGCTCTACCGTCAGCAACCATCTCCACGGTTAGAAGATATCTCCGACAAAATAGAATGGATACAGGGCGACATACTGGATGTATGTTCGCTGGAAGATGCCATGGCCGGAGTTACCCAGGTTTATCACTGTGCCGCAGTGGTATCGTTTCAGGCAGATGCCCGGGAACGGTTGATGAAAATAAATGTCGAAGGAACAGCTAATGTAGTAAATATGGCCCTTGATGCCGGAGTCAGGAAACTGCTATATGTAAGTTCCGTGGCTGCTATAGGCAGGGCTAAAGAAGGTGCAGAGATAAACGAAGACTGTGAATGGGAAGATAATAAGAACAATTCCCGCTACGCCATCAGCAAGTTCCAGGGAGAGATGGAGGTCTGGAGAGGAATAGCAGAAGGACTCGATGCCGTGATTGTAAACCCCTCCATTATTCTGGGAGCAGGTTTCTGGGATGATGGCTCCGGTACACTGCTTAAAAATGCCTGGAAAGAGTTTCCCTACTATACCACCGGCGTGAATGGATTTGTGGATGTGGAGGATGTGGTAAAAGCAATGATACTGCTGATGGACAGCGACATTCAGGCCGAGCGTTTTATCCTTTCTGCAGATAACTGGGACTATCGTCAGCTGTTCACAACGATGGCTCATTCATTTGGGAAAAAGCCGCCTCATATAGCAGCAAAACCCTGGATGGCCGAAGTAGTATGGAGGGTGGAAAAAGTAAAAGGAATGCTTACCGGTAAGCGCTCCGTGGTAACAAAAGAAACAGCCCGGACAGCCCAGTTGAAAGTGTACTATAGCAACCGCAAATTACTGGATGCGTTACCGGAGTTCCGGTTCCGGCCACTGGAAGATACCATACAGCATATCGCAGCGGCCTTCCTGCAGGAAAGAACCAGCGGGCAGTAA
- a CDS encoding sulfite exporter TauE/SafE family protein — MIAPFMLGFIGSFHCIGMCGPIALTLPLQHLSGGRKAAGILLYNTGRISAYAILGLIFGWLGRQFYLGGLQQWLSIITGSLLLMVIFIRYAGIRIFKNQPVPNAFTRQIKSMLGRLLQQQRFSTLYAIGFLNGFLPCGLVYLGIAGALATGDILQGMLFMAAFGAGTLPAMAGVTWFSHLISLSIRNRMRSLIPVVVSVMGVLLILRGMNLGIPYISPAMTPHSEQVIHNCCHKS; from the coding sequence ATGATTGCACCATTTATGCTGGGGTTTATAGGCAGTTTTCACTGCATTGGCATGTGTGGCCCCATTGCGCTGACACTTCCCCTGCAACATCTTTCAGGAGGCCGCAAAGCGGCAGGCATTCTGTTATATAACACCGGGCGTATCAGCGCTTATGCAATACTCGGACTTATTTTCGGGTGGCTTGGACGGCAGTTCTATCTGGGAGGATTGCAGCAATGGTTATCCATTATCACCGGCAGCCTCCTGTTAATGGTCATTTTCATCAGGTATGCCGGCATACGCATCTTCAAAAACCAACCTGTTCCCAATGCCTTTACCAGGCAGATAAAATCGATGCTGGGACGCTTATTGCAACAACAACGTTTCAGCACGTTGTATGCCATCGGATTTCTGAACGGGTTCCTGCCATGCGGACTGGTTTATCTTGGTATTGCCGGTGCGCTTGCTACCGGAGATATCCTGCAGGGCATGTTGTTCATGGCTGCATTTGGTGCAGGAACTTTGCCTGCTATGGCCGGAGTTACCTGGTTCAGTCATCTTATTTCGCTTTCTATCAGAAACAGGATGCGCAGCTTAATCCCTGTTGTTGTAAGTGTAATGGGGGTATTACTCATATTGCGGGGCATGAATCTGGGTATTCCTTATATCAGTCCTGCCATGACTCCCCACAGCGAACAGGTTATCCATAATTGTTGTCATAAATCCTAA
- the hemN gene encoding oxygen-independent coproporphyrinogen III oxidase → MSLISKYNVAAPRYTSYPTVPYWDENSFDAGHWEALLKKSFQESNGRDGISIYIHLPFCESMCTYCGCNKYITVNHGVEEPYIEALLKEWQLYLQAFGERPRIREIHLGGGTPTFFSATNLNRLLSGIYEHATLLPDASLSFEGHPGNTTPEHLQTLYDLGFRRISLGIQDFDKKVQEIINRLQPFQMVASVVENARKIGYTSINFDLIYGLPLQTTESMQHTIDKVIRLLPDRISFYSYAHVPWIKGTGQRRYTEADLPRDEEKRQLYELGKLLFDSNGYTEIGMDHFALPGEALYKAFREGRLHRNFMGYTVSHTSLLIGLGASSIGDNWYAYVQNEKQVNAYQELVNKGQFPIVRGHILTEEDLLLRKHIHQLMCNFETTWKKADTQCDAIIDGLQRLQELEKDELVRVLPQKVEVTEKGKPFIRNICMAFDARLWRQVPHSQLFSNAI, encoded by the coding sequence ATGAGCCTCATCAGTAAATATAACGTTGCCGCCCCCCGATATACCAGTTACCCAACTGTTCCCTACTGGGATGAAAATTCCTTTGATGCCGGCCATTGGGAAGCATTGCTGAAAAAGTCTTTTCAGGAATCAAATGGCAGGGATGGCATCAGCATCTATATACATCTTCCCTTCTGCGAAAGCATGTGTACCTACTGCGGTTGTAACAAGTACATAACCGTTAACCATGGGGTAGAGGAACCTTATATAGAAGCCTTACTGAAAGAATGGCAACTGTATCTTCAAGCCTTTGGCGAGCGGCCCCGTATACGGGAAATTCACCTCGGAGGAGGCACGCCTACTTTCTTCAGTGCCACAAATCTGAACCGCCTGCTGAGTGGCATATACGAGCACGCAACACTACTGCCTGACGCATCTCTGAGCTTTGAAGGACATCCGGGCAATACTACTCCGGAACATCTGCAAACGTTATACGATCTCGGTTTCCGACGGATCAGTTTAGGCATACAGGATTTCGATAAAAAAGTGCAGGAAATCATCAATCGTCTCCAGCCGTTCCAAATGGTAGCCTCCGTAGTAGAGAATGCGAGAAAGATCGGCTATACCTCCATCAACTTCGACCTGATATACGGGCTGCCATTACAGACAACGGAAAGTATGCAGCATACCATCGATAAAGTTATCCGGTTGTTGCCCGACAGGATCTCCTTTTACAGTTATGCACACGTTCCCTGGATCAAGGGTACCGGCCAGCGTCGTTATACGGAAGCAGACCTTCCCCGGGATGAAGAAAAGAGGCAACTGTATGAACTCGGTAAACTGTTGTTTGATAGTAATGGTTATACAGAGATAGGAATGGATCATTTTGCACTGCCCGGCGAAGCTTTGTATAAAGCATTCCGGGAGGGCAGATTACACCGCAATTTCATGGGCTATACAGTTTCACACACCTCCCTGTTAATCGGACTTGGAGCATCTTCTATCGGCGACAACTGGTATGCATATGTACAGAATGAAAAACAAGTGAACGCTTACCAGGAACTGGTGAATAAAGGTCAGTTTCCTATCGTCAGAGGGCATATTCTTACCGAAGAAGATCTGCTGCTGAGAAAGCATATACACCAGCTGATGTGCAACTTTGAAACCACCTGGAAAAAAGCAGACACACAATGCGACGCCATCATCGACGGGTTACAACGACTGCAGGAACTGGAGAAGGATGAACTGGTTCGGGTGCTTCCTCAAAAGGTGGAAGTAACTGAGAAAGGCAAACCTTTTATCCGGAATATTTGTATGGCATTTGACGCCCGGCTATGGCGACAAGTACCACATTCACAACTATTTAGCAACGCTATCTAA
- the pheS gene encoding phenylalanine--tRNA ligase subunit alpha: MEQLVQQIAAYKEEIAAFTPTGAAELEQYRIKFLGTKGIVKALFGEMKQVPNDRKKEFGQILNEFKQIAEARYEQFSDLKDNAGAAAADIDYTLPAAPHRLGTRHPISLVRNKIIRIFERLGFTIAEGPEIEDDWHNFTALNLPENHPARDMQDTFFISRNPDWLLRTQTSSAQVRVMEEGKLPIRIISPGRVYRNETISARAHCFFHQVEGLYIDENVSFADLKQTLYHFVQEMFGENTGIRFRPSYFPFTEPSAEMDIVCFICGGTGCPVCKQTGWVEILGCGMVHPKVLANCGIDPEKYTGFAFGMGIERITMLKYQIKDLRLFSENDTRFLEQFEGAV; the protein is encoded by the coding sequence ATGGAACAATTAGTACAGCAAATAGCAGCCTATAAGGAAGAAATAGCGGCTTTTACGCCCACAGGAGCAGCGGAACTGGAACAATACCGCATTAAATTTCTGGGTACAAAAGGCATTGTAAAAGCCCTTTTCGGGGAGATGAAGCAGGTGCCTAATGACCGTAAGAAAGAGTTTGGACAGATTTTAAACGAATTTAAACAGATCGCAGAAGCACGTTATGAGCAATTCAGTGATCTGAAAGACAATGCCGGTGCCGCTGCTGCGGATATCGACTATACCCTGCCTGCAGCGCCTCATCGCCTGGGTACCCGGCATCCTATCAGCCTGGTGCGGAATAAGATCATCCGAATATTTGAACGCCTTGGATTTACGATCGCAGAAGGTCCGGAAATAGAGGACGACTGGCATAATTTCACGGCATTAAACCTGCCGGAGAACCACCCTGCCCGCGATATGCAGGATACCTTTTTCATCAGCAGGAATCCCGACTGGCTGTTGCGTACACAAACTTCTTCTGCCCAGGTAAGGGTGATGGAAGAAGGCAAGCTGCCTATCCGCATCATCAGCCCGGGAAGAGTTTACCGGAATGAAACCATTTCAGCGCGTGCGCATTGCTTTTTCCATCAGGTAGAAGGGTTGTATATAGATGAAAATGTATCGTTTGCCGACCTGAAACAAACCCTGTATCACTTTGTACAGGAAATGTTTGGTGAGAATACCGGCATTCGTTTCCGTCCCTCTTATTTTCCGTTTACAGAGCCCAGTGCAGAGATGGACATTGTATGTTTCATCTGTGGTGGTACTGGCTGCCCGGTATGTAAGCAAACCGGCTGGGTAGAAATACTTGGTTGCGGTATGGTACATCCTAAAGTGTTGGCGAATTGTGGTATAGATCCTGAAAAATACACCGGATTTGCTTTTGGTATGGGGATAGAACGCATCACCATGCTCAAGTACCAGATCAAGGATCTTCGTTTGTTCTCTGAAAATGATACCCGTTTCCTCGAACAGTTCGAGGGGGCGGTTTAG
- a CDS encoding 3-hydroxyacyl-CoA dehydrogenase NAD-binding domain-containing protein, whose amino-acid sequence MIQSIAICGAGTMGAGIAQIAAYSGFSTILFDIREDGLDKARAQIEKSLSTAVEKGKLSSEKAADTLRQIRFTTVIDDCIANVVIEAIVEKLTAKTALFNQLGAINSPDTIFATNTSSLSVSEIAAAVEKNPSRVVGMHFFNPAHLMKLVEVVSGKQTDPEVADVVYELALVMGKVPVRVKDSPGFIVNRVARHYYLEAMHIAEQGLADFSTIDHLLESAGFRMGPFALMDLIGNDVNLAVTQSLYDAFHHAPRFKPNMLQEQRVKDGKLGRKTGIGFYRYEQ is encoded by the coding sequence GTGATACAATCCATTGCCATATGCGGCGCCGGTACCATGGGCGCCGGAATAGCACAGATAGCAGCTTACAGCGGATTCAGCACCATCTTGTTCGACATTCGGGAGGATGGTTTGGACAAAGCAAGGGCCCAGATCGAAAAGAGCCTCAGCACGGCGGTAGAAAAGGGTAAGCTCTCTTCTGAAAAAGCAGCAGATACACTCCGGCAGATACGTTTTACCACCGTTATAGATGACTGTATCGCCAATGTAGTGATAGAAGCCATTGTAGAGAAATTAACCGCCAAAACAGCGCTCTTTAACCAACTGGGCGCCATTAATTCCCCCGACACAATTTTTGCGACGAATACCTCTTCCCTCTCTGTTTCCGAGATTGCAGCGGCGGTGGAGAAGAACCCTTCCCGGGTAGTGGGAATGCATTTTTTCAACCCGGCGCATCTGATGAAACTGGTGGAAGTGGTGAGTGGAAAACAAACAGACCCGGAGGTGGCGGATGTGGTGTATGAACTGGCGCTTGTGATGGGAAAGGTTCCGGTCAGGGTAAAAGATTCGCCTGGATTTATCGTGAACAGGGTGGCAAGGCACTATTACCTGGAAGCGATGCATATCGCTGAGCAGGGGCTTGCAGACTTCAGCACAATTGATCATTTGCTGGAAAGTGCAGGCTTCAGAATGGGGCCGTTTGCGCTGATGGACCTGATCGGTAATGATGTAAACCTTGCAGTAACACAATCCCTGTATGATGCCTTTCACCATGCACCGCGTTTCAAGCCTAACATGTTACAGGAACAACGCGTGAAGGACGGTAAACTGGGGCGCAAAACAGGAATCGGCTTTTACCGGTACGAACAATAG
- a CDS encoding histidine kinase — MPVTIHTVALLLATAGAMVFFILFLHFRSRYLAVKGNESAMAYHSTSQEKEILLLSKQLSELKLLSLKSQVNPHFQFNCLNGIYTALMTGEVNLAKEYISGFALLLRKVLTLADKDFIPLQEEADMLELYLKLEQLRTNHGFEYTLTTDPSISPSALPVPCMLVQPFVENAIWHGLMHKTTDRQLHIQWTRLHSNIYACEVRDNGIGRLRALQYHHDGLKKNNHHSRGMEICMERASLYRSMYHTQFNIEVTDLPGKENDVEGTRVYITFEVDPAAMSH; from the coding sequence ATGCCTGTCACTATACACACTGTTGCGCTGTTGTTAGCAACAGCGGGCGCTATGGTTTTCTTTATACTGTTCCTCCATTTTCGTTCCCGGTACCTTGCTGTCAAAGGCAATGAGTCAGCTATGGCTTATCATAGTACCAGTCAGGAAAAAGAAATCCTGCTACTAAGCAAACAACTTTCGGAGCTCAAACTGCTCAGCCTGAAATCCCAGGTCAATCCGCATTTTCAGTTCAATTGTCTCAACGGCATCTACACCGCCCTGATGACCGGTGAGGTAAATCTGGCCAAAGAATACATTTCCGGATTCGCCCTGCTGCTCAGAAAGGTACTGACGCTGGCCGACAAAGATTTCATTCCATTACAGGAAGAAGCCGACATGCTGGAACTTTATCTCAAACTGGAGCAATTACGCACCAATCACGGGTTTGAATACACACTCACTACTGATCCGTCTATCTCGCCTTCAGCCCTGCCTGTACCCTGTATGCTGGTACAACCATTCGTGGAAAATGCTATCTGGCATGGCTTAATGCACAAGACTACCGACCGGCAGCTGCATATTCAGTGGACCAGGTTACATTCCAATATTTATGCCTGTGAGGTGAGAGACAACGGCATTGGCCGTCTTAGGGCGCTGCAGTATCATCACGATGGTCTCAAAAAAAACAATCATCATTCCCGGGGGATGGAAATATGCATGGAAAGGGCTTCACTGTATCGGTCTATGTACCATACCCAGTTTAACATCGAGGTAACCGACCTGCCAGGAAAGGAAAATGATGTGGAAGGCACCAGGGTTTATATTACGTTTGAAGTAGACCCCGCTGCCATGAGCCATTAA
- a CDS encoding FixH family protein yields MNWGHKIILVFVVFAAGILTLVTHSMRTRIDMVTPDYYGEELKYQQVVDGRQNAALLSTPVIIEQPAEGVKLIFPAEMKDKAVKGQLTFYRPSDSNKDIRLPLQPDSEGQQLINKQLFIKGLYKVKLQWTMNNRPFYQEQSLNIY; encoded by the coding sequence ATGAACTGGGGACATAAGATCATACTTGTTTTTGTGGTATTTGCGGCAGGAATCCTCACACTGGTTACGCATAGCATGCGTACCCGGATTGACATGGTAACACCTGACTACTATGGCGAAGAACTAAAATACCAACAGGTGGTAGATGGCAGACAAAATGCAGCCCTGCTCTCAACGCCGGTCATCATTGAACAACCTGCTGAAGGGGTGAAACTGATCTTTCCGGCGGAAATGAAAGATAAAGCAGTGAAGGGGCAGCTCACCTTTTACCGGCCATCCGATTCCAACAAGGATATACGTCTCCCGCTACAACCTGATTCCGAGGGGCAGCAATTGATAAACAAACAGTTATTCATCAAAGGACTGTACAAGGTAAAGTTACAGTGGACCATGAACAACCGGCCTTTTTACCAGGAACAGTCATTGAATATTTACTGA
- a CDS encoding cbb3-type cytochrome c oxidase N-terminal domain-containing protein, protein MNKHFIQLLTAGILCSAPVFAAGNAPSELSDPVALLLLVVAIGLLLAITILGNAVLGAMDIFREKMKNDAGKTLIAIGIIALSLFSSSAFAETTAPAASPYFTNLSQTSFYVLISVILLELLVVICLLFLLRYLVGIKRKHRPAKAVVPGKPSVSWLEKLNNTKTLDAAAEAEEDMGHDFDGIRELNNPTPPWWKWGFAFTICFGVVYFWRTEITHSAPNQIEELAAAEKKAAVAKEEYLKKAANNIDENNVKLLTDPADITAGQKMFVSNCAPCHGPQGQGVVGPNLTDDYWLHGGKVNDVFKTIKYGVADKGMKSWQDDFSPKQLAQLASFIKSIHGSNPPNPKDPQGQKE, encoded by the coding sequence ATGAATAAACACTTTATACAATTGCTCACCGCTGGCATCCTCTGCAGCGCCCCGGTATTTGCTGCTGGTAATGCCCCCTCTGAGCTGTCAGATCCTGTAGCTCTCCTGCTGCTGGTAGTGGCAATAGGATTATTACTGGCCATTACTATCCTGGGAAATGCCGTACTGGGCGCCATGGATATTTTCAGGGAAAAGATGAAAAATGATGCCGGCAAAACACTGATCGCAATCGGAATCATAGCGTTGTCGCTATTCAGCAGCAGCGCCTTCGCTGAAACAACTGCCCCGGCAGCCAGCCCTTATTTCACCAATCTTTCACAGACGTCTTTCTACGTATTGATATCCGTTATCCTGCTGGAGCTCCTGGTGGTCATCTGCCTCCTGTTCCTGTTGCGGTACCTGGTTGGTATCAAACGTAAACACAGGCCTGCGAAAGCAGTAGTACCCGGGAAACCCAGCGTTTCCTGGCTGGAAAAACTAAACAACACCAAAACACTGGATGCTGCGGCAGAAGCGGAAGAAGACATGGGCCACGACTTCGACGGCATCCGGGAATTGAATAATCCAACTCCTCCCTGGTGGAAATGGGGCTTCGCGTTTACCATCTGCTTCGGAGTGGTATACTTCTGGCGAACAGAAATAACTCATTCCGCGCCTAACCAGATCGAAGAACTGGCGGCAGCAGAGAAAAAAGCAGCTGTTGCCAAAGAGGAATATCTGAAGAAAGCAGCCAACAATATCGATGAGAATAACGTAAAGCTGCTCACCGATCCCGCTGATATCACAGCCGGACAAAAAATGTTCGTTTCCAATTGCGCTCCCTGCCACGGGCCGCAGGGCCAGGGCGTGGTAGGACCAAACCTCACAGACGATTACTGGCTGCATGGTGGCAAGGTGAATGACGTTTTCAAAACCATCAAGTATGGCGTCGCGGATAAAGGGATGAAATCGTGGCAGGATGATTTTTCTCCTAAACAGCTTGCTCAGCTGGCCAGCTTCATCAAGTCGATCCATGGCAGCAATCCTCCGAATCCGAAAGACCCGCAGGGTCAAAAAGAATAA
- a CDS encoding UDP-3-O-(3-hydroxymyristoyl)glucosamine N-acyltransferase gives MKFEAPVAVTEIAAYIGAELVGNAQLMAGGINEIHKVTPGDISFVDFEKYYNASLQSAASIIIINKKVTCPEGKALLVLEDPFSAYVKLVKRFRPFEPATKSISDSAVIGEGTIVQPNVFIGNHVRIGKNCLIHPNVTIYDHCVIGDNVIIHAGTVLGADAFYFKKRAEREVIYDKLESCGRVVIEDDVEIGAGCTVDKGVSGDTIIGRGTKLDNMIHIGHGTIVGRNCLIAAQVGIAGKARIEDNVILWGQVGVNKDLTIGKGAVVLAQSGVPSSLEGGKVYFGYPAEDARAKRKEIAWIKRIPEMWEKLKETR, from the coding sequence ATGAAGTTCGAAGCACCTGTTGCAGTAACTGAAATAGCAGCATATATAGGCGCAGAGCTGGTTGGCAATGCTCAACTGATGGCCGGCGGAATCAACGAAATACACAAGGTCACACCCGGCGATATCTCCTTCGTTGACTTTGAAAAATACTACAATGCCAGTTTACAGTCGGCAGCCAGCATCATCATCATTAACAAAAAAGTTACCTGCCCCGAAGGCAAGGCATTATTGGTATTAGAGGATCCTTTCAGCGCTTATGTGAAACTTGTAAAGAGGTTTCGCCCGTTTGAACCTGCTACCAAATCCATCAGCGACAGTGCAGTAATTGGAGAAGGCACAATTGTGCAGCCCAACGTTTTCATCGGTAATCACGTGCGTATTGGTAAGAACTGTCTCATTCACCCCAACGTTACCATTTATGACCACTGTGTGATCGGTGATAATGTAATCATTCATGCAGGAACAGTGCTTGGTGCCGATGCTTTCTACTTCAAAAAAAGAGCAGAACGCGAGGTGATATACGACAAGCTGGAAAGCTGCGGAAGGGTAGTGATTGAAGATGATGTGGAGATCGGTGCAGGATGTACCGTCGATAAGGGAGTTAGCGGTGATACGATCATTGGTCGCGGTACGAAGCTGGACAATATGATCCACATCGGTCACGGTACCATTGTGGGCAGAAACTGTCTCATTGCTGCACAGGTAGGTATTGCCGGTAAGGCGAGGATAGAAGACAACGTAATCCTCTGGGGACAGGTAGGTGTTAATAAAGACCTGACCATAGGTAAGGGCGCTGTAGTGCTTGCGCAAAGTGGTGTACCTTCTTCACTTGAAGGTGGCAAAGTATATTTCGGGTACCCTGCAGAAGATGCCAGGGCCAAGAGAAAAGAAATTGCCTGGATCAAACGTATCCCTGAAATGTGGGAAAAACTGAAAGAAACAAGATAA
- a CDS encoding CcoQ/FixQ family Cbb3-type cytochrome c oxidase assembly chaperone produces MKFINYLESIAGISIYPMASLLLFTTFFVGAAIWAFKADKRMVDQISRIPLDNDDANPL; encoded by the coding sequence ATGAAGTTCATTAATTACCTGGAATCTATAGCAGGCATCAGCATCTACCCGATGGCATCCCTGCTGCTGTTCACTACCTTTTTTGTTGGCGCAGCCATATGGGCATTCAAGGCGGATAAACGAATGGTGGATCAGATCAGCCGTATTCCCTTAGATAACGACGACGCTAATCCCCTTTAA